A stretch of Primulina tabacum isolate GXHZ01 chromosome 13, ASM2559414v2, whole genome shotgun sequence DNA encodes these proteins:
- the LOC142521887 gene encoding uncharacterized protein LOC142521887, which produces MAPFEALYGRKCRSPICCEDVGERQKSKPEFVQEMKDKVELIRKRMKAFQDRQASYANKRRRPLEFRVDDYVFLKSISAIHDVFHVSMLRKYEPDPSYVLSTKDVELDSSLSYVEHPVQILDRKEKQLRNKTILLVLVKWSRHGIEKAT; this is translated from the exons atggcaccatttgaagctttatatggcagaaagtgcagatctccgATTTGTTGCGAAGATGTAGGAGAACGACAGAAGTCTAAACCAGAGTTTGtacaagaaatgaaagataaagTTGAATTGATCAGAAAAAGAATGAAAGCATTCCAGGATCGTCAAGCaagttatgctaataaaaggcgTCGGCCTTTAGAGTTCCGGGTTGAcgattatgttttcttgaaa AGTATTTCTGCGATacacgatgtgtttcatgtatctatgctgcggaagtacgaGCCAGATCCATCTTATGTTTTGAGTACCAAGGATGTGGAGTTAGATAGCTCCCTAAGTTATGTTGAGCATCCagttcaaattcttgatcgcaaAGAGAAGCAACTCAGGAACAAGACGATTCTTTTGGTTTTGGTGAAGTGGAGTAGACATGGGATAGAAAAAGCTACATGA